From the Amblyraja radiata isolate CabotCenter1 chromosome 26, sAmbRad1.1.pri, whole genome shotgun sequence genome, one window contains:
- the otop3 gene encoding proton channel OTOP3, with translation MVNADEVEASGPEKLPLEGAGTASEGPAEKRGQLLSGLLAVNILFLGSALVLSSIFNRESVSGTNVLLLLMALSALAVGWMTFHRLAVPLVPHRDLHAGAIWLRGAVLLFGVCTILLDAFKVGYYLQFKGGARTVKVVYPIVEAIFISTQTFLLWFHSRDCLHVHRDATRCGLMVTLGTNLIMWMTAVTDDSVHKELEVEQQAPHNGSSSQLTGIENISDFQCQGELCTIFQRGIVIMYPFSIEYCLISSTMLYIMWTNVGRTINHHGPHTSHRFRGYGLVLGPLLGVVAIIIGLFIFVLYQIEVSGDPTQPAPFIQFYSFHIVLLSVMSLCSLAALAVHRWEEREVDCMENPSRSLDVVLLQVAALGQLCISYFSIVAIVSTRSGRSMDLLNLVYSLLIIIEHILQNLFIIEGLHRQSAPEDLCLSFVGACGKDSTINLQNLKEQGSLSSEMFQEPTEATVNDQADVSAEQNDTDDPPDGSSDLNSRKLAPPAPQSTNTLNWKRKFLKEISMFMIMSNLILWVMPAFGAQPQFENGLEKRFYGFSVWFAILNFGLPLGVFYRMHSAGNLLEIYLSA, from the exons ATGGTGAACGCAGACGAGGTGGAGGCGAGCGGGCCGGAGAAGCTGCCGCTGGAGGGTGCGGGAACGGCCAGCGAGGGGCCCGCGGAGAAACGCGGGCAGCTGCTGTCCGGGCTGCTGGCTGTGAATATCCTCTTCCTGGGATCTGCCCTGGTCCTCAGTTCCATCTTCAACCGAGAGTCCGTGTCGGGCACCAACGTGTTGCTCCTGCTCATGGCGCTGAGTGCTCTGGCCGTGGGCTGGATGACCTTCCACCGGCTGGCCGTCCCCCTCGTCCCTCACCGAGACCTGCACGCCGGCGCCATCTGGCTCCGAG GGGCGGTGCTGCTGTTTGGAGTCTGCACTATTCTGCTTGATGCTTTCAAGGTGGGATACTACCTTCAGTTCAAGGGTGGTGCCCGCACCGTGAAGGTTGTTTACCCCATTGTGGAAGCGATCTTCATCAGCACTCAG ACATTCTTATTATGGTTTCACTCGAGAGACTGCCTCCACGTGCACCGAGATGCCACCAG GTGTGGACTGATGGTGACCTTGGGCACCAACCTGATAATGTGGATGACTGCAGTCACTGATGACTCTGTTCACAAGGAATTAGAGGTTGAACAGCAGGCCCCGCACAATGGGAGCAGCTCACAGCTCACAG GTATCGAGAATATCTCGGATTTCCAGTGCCAGGGGGAACTCTGCACCATATTTCAGAGGGGCATTGTTATCATGTACCCCTTTTCCATAGAGTATTGCCTCATTTCTTCTACTATGCTTTACATCATGTGGACCAATGTCGGAAGGACCATCAACCACCATGGACCACATACAAGCCACAGGTTCAGAGGTTACGGGCTTGTTCTGGGACCTCTGCTGGGTGTAGTGGCGATAATCATCGGCTTGTTTATCTTCGTCCTGTATCAGATTGAGGTTTCCGGGGACCCCACGCAGCCCGCCCCCTTCATCCAGTTCTACAGTTTCCACATCGTCTTGCTCTCCGTCATGTCTCTCTGCTCTCTGGCTGCATTAGCTGTTCACaggtgggaagagagagaggtcgaCTGCATGGAGAACCCAAGCCGCAGCCTGGACGTGGTTTTGCTGCAGGTCGCTGCGCTCGGACAGCTGTGCATCTCGTACTTCTCCATCGTGGCCATTgtgtccacccgctccggacggtCCATGGATCTCCTCAACCTTGTCTACTCCTTACTCATAATCATCGAACACATCCTGCAGAACCTCTTCATCATTGAGGGCTTGCACCGGCAGAGCGCTCCGGAGGACCTTTGCTTAAGCTTTGTCGGGGCTTGTGGTAAAGATTCCACCATCAACCTTCAGAACCTCAAGGAGCAAGGATCTCTGTCCTCAGAAATGTTCCAAGAACCCACGGAAGCAACAGTAAATGACCAGGCGGATGTGTCTGCTGAGCAGAATGATACAGATGACCCACCAGATGGCTCATCTGACCTAAACTCCAGAAAACTCGCTCCCCCAGCCCCACAATCCACCAACACGCTCAACTGGAAACGAAAATTCCTGAAGGAGATCTCGATGTTTATGATCATGTCCAACCTTATC
- the LOC116987748 gene encoding proton channel OTOP2-like, whose protein sequence is MEVVRSCDEITEGAVPAESEGRGSCEHGVPPSPHPRSGRLQRQGGRLLSGLLAANILFLGGALICGGVLSEVPVHEDEVMVMLTAMMVLAVVWMVVYISCTARHRTAPLYKDPHAAPVWLRGGLLVLGACSVLHDIFKLVRAAGFPGCEHPIQFLFPSAEILFLFTQSYFLWVHSKDCVQVHQHFTRCGLAISLVTNLMLWMSAAAEESLHHTGVQGEVPEDQSRALTDLLYLELFSVLHPDPETSTVSPCCCHWVHNACEVNAERLFFHWKETHGAVKHCHPGVVSGGSPGHEQARALNRLCSSPADAAGDGCVCSTRVCRILQAASPYLYPFNIEYSLLSSALCFVMWRNVGRAGGGRAAAELKPARGSAGAGPGPALGAGVLLAGLVVSIVYQVEVKEARTRSRALLTYYTFHSAALALMSAACVLGSASLLPAAGTGSHGRGPAGSLDQGLLLGAAAGPLLTCYFSLVAVVWSRRPGPLHALSLVFSLLSVAQHSLQNLFILGALRWPAALDAGPPLRPDSASHPSLEAALDAGPPLRPDSASLSFPQASLSAGFPLPPASTSHPSPQTAPGPSLPRTSAPTPRDPAGGVSVPGTVAASSPESRQRPHPPLGARRRLLREVSSFLLLCNILLWAVSAFGARPHFANDIEEKFYGFQTWAAIVNTGLPLGIFYRMHSAANLLEIYLRS, encoded by the exons ATGGAAGTGGTGAGGAGCTGTGACGAGATCACAGAGGGAGCTGTGCCTGCAGAAAGCGAGGGGAGGGGAAGCTGTGAGCATGGAGTCCCCCCTTCTCCACATCCTCGCTCCGGCAGGCTCCAGAGGCAAGGGGGCAGGCTGCTTTCTGGACTGTTGGCTGCCAACATCCTCTTCCTCGGCGGTGCACTGATCTGCGGAGGAGTTTTGAGTGAGGTGCCAGTGCATGAGGACGAGGTGATGGTGATGCTCACTGCAATGATGGTCTTAGCCGTAGTCTGGATGGTGGTCTACATATCGTGCACAGCCCGTCACCGTACAGCTCCTCTCTACAAGGATCCCCATGCAGCGCCGGTGTGGCTGAGag GGGGGCTACTGGTGCTTGGAGCATGCAGCGTTCTACATGACATCTTCAAGCTTGTCCGTGCTGCCGGATTTCCTGGCTGTGAGCATCCGATTCAATTCCTCTTCCCCAGTGCTGAGATCCTGTTTCTGTTCACACAG TCCTACTTTCTCTGGGTCCATTCCAAAGACTGTGTTCAGGTACATCAGCATTTCACCAG GTGTGGGCTGGCCATTTCCTTGGTCACTAACCTAATGCTGTGGATGTCAGCTGCAGCAGAAGAGTCACTCCATCATACAGGGGTACAAGGTGAAGTCCCTGAAGACCAAAGTCGAGCCCTCACAG ATCTGCTCTAtctagagcttttcagcgtatTACATCCTGATCCAGAGACCAGTACTGTATCTCCGTGTTGTTGCCATTGGGTACACAATGCTTGTGAGGTGAATGCTGAAAGGCTCTTCTTCCATTGGAAGGAGACCCACGGGGCCGTGAAACATTGCCACCCCGGTGTTGTGTCTGGTGGTAGCCCGGGACACGAGCAGGCTCGGGCACTGAATAGACTGTGTTCTTCTCCCGCAGATGCTGCCGGCGATGGTTGTGTGTGCTCTACCCGTGTCTGCCGCATCCTCCAGGCCGCCTCTCCCTACTTGTACCCTTTCAACATCGAGTACAGCTTGCTGTCCTCCGCGCTCTGCTTTGTGATGTGGAGGAACGTGGGCAGAGCTGGCGGCGGGCGGGCGGCAGCCGAGCTGAAGCCGGCCCGGGGCAGTGCGGGTGCGGGTCCGGGCCCGGCGCTGGGAGCCGGCGTGCTACTGGCGGGTCTGGTGGTCTCCATCGTGTATCAGGTGGAAGTGAAGGAGGCGAGGACGCGGAGCCGGGCCCTGCTCACCTACTACACCTTCCACAGCGCGGCCCTCGCCCTCATGTCCGCGGCCTGTGTGCTGGGCTCAGCTTCTCTGTTGCCGGCGGCGGGCACTGGCTCTCACGGCCGGGGCCCGGCGGGGAGTCTAGACCAGGGGCTGTTGCTGGGGGCGGCCGCGGGCCCGCTGCTCACCTGCTACTTCAGCCTGGTGGCGGTGGTGTGGAGCCGGCGGCCTGGGCCGTTACACGCACTCAGTCTGGTCTTCTCGCTGCTGAGTGTCGCCCAACACTCGCTCCAGAACCTCTTCATCCTCGGGGCTCTGCGCTGGCCGGCGGCGCTGGATGCCGGGCCCCCTCTCCGTCCCGACTCTGCCTCCCACCCTTCCCTAGAAGCAGCGCTGGACGCCGGGCCCCCTCTCCGTCCCGACTCTGcctctctatccttcccccagGCCTCGCTGAGCGCCGGATTCCCCCTCCCACCCGCCTctacctcccacccctccccacagaCTGCGCCGGGACCTTCCCTCCCGAGAACTTCAGCCCCGACTCCCCGGGACCCGGCCGGTGGTGTCAGTGTCCCGGGGACCGTCGCCGCCAGCAGCCCCGAGAGCCGGCAGCGTCCACACCCGCCGCTGGGCGCCCGCCGCCGGTTGCTGAGGGAGGTCTCCTCGTTTCTGCTGCtctgcaacatcctt CTTTGGGCTGTGTCTGCATTTGGTGCTCGGCCACACTTTGCCAACGACATTGAGGAGAAGTTCTACGGCTTCCAGACGTGGGCCGCCATCGTCAACACGGGCCTGCCCTTGGGAATCTTTTACAGGATGCACTCAGCTGCCAATCTCTTGGAGATCTACCTCAGATCCTGA